From Deinococcus aquaticus, one genomic window encodes:
- a CDS encoding thymidine phosphorylase: MTASTLNAVNIPDLIRKKRDGETHTKQELETLVLGYTRGDVPDYQMSAWLMAVFLRGMAEQETADLTMVMAESGDLMNLGDLPRTVDKHSTGGVGDKTSLILTPMLAALGQTVAKMSGRGLAHTGGTIDKLESIPGWTSELDEDHFIAQAREIGLALVGQSRDLAPADGKLYALRDVTATVDCLPLIASSIMSKKLASGAHTVVLDVKVGAGAFMRTLDAGRGLARAMVDIGNRAGRQVRAVLTDMDTPLGHMAGNSLEVLEALATLRGEGPQDLTDLCVALAVEALAAQGEDEAQARERALATLHDGSALAKFRAFVAAQGGDATYVDDVTKFDVAPGRADVTATESGFVAGIDALSVGRAVLALGGGRERKGEAIDHGVGVELLRKPGEAVQAGESVIRIYHRGARGLEVAQRLLAEGLSVSAQAPAPEPLILDRVF; encoded by the coding sequence ATGACTGCCTCAACGCTGAATGCCGTGAACATTCCCGACCTGATCCGCAAGAAACGCGACGGCGAAACCCACACCAAACAGGAACTGGAAACCCTGGTGCTGGGTTACACGCGCGGCGACGTGCCGGACTACCAGATGAGCGCGTGGCTGATGGCCGTGTTCCTGCGCGGCATGGCCGAACAGGAAACGGCCGACCTGACCATGGTCATGGCCGAGAGCGGCGACCTGATGAACCTCGGGGACCTGCCCCGTACCGTGGATAAGCACTCCACGGGCGGCGTGGGCGACAAGACCAGCCTGATCCTGACGCCCATGCTGGCCGCGCTGGGCCAGACGGTCGCCAAGATGAGCGGGCGCGGCCTGGCGCACACCGGCGGCACCATCGACAAACTGGAGAGCATTCCCGGCTGGACCAGCGAACTCGACGAGGACCACTTCATCGCGCAGGCCCGCGAGATCGGCCTGGCACTCGTCGGGCAGAGCCGTGACCTTGCCCCGGCCGACGGGAAACTGTATGCCCTGCGCGACGTGACCGCCACCGTGGACTGCCTGCCCCTGATCGCCAGTTCGATCATGAGCAAGAAACTCGCGTCGGGCGCGCACACGGTCGTGCTGGACGTGAAGGTGGGCGCCGGGGCGTTCATGCGCACCCTGGATGCCGGGCGCGGACTGGCCCGCGCGATGGTGGACATCGGTAACCGCGCCGGGCGGCAGGTGCGCGCCGTCCTGACCGACATGGACACCCCGCTGGGCCACATGGCCGGCAACAGCCTGGAGGTGCTGGAGGCCCTGGCGACCCTGCGCGGCGAGGGCCCGCAGGACCTGACGGACCTGTGCGTGGCGCTGGCCGTCGAGGCGCTGGCCGCCCAGGGTGAGGACGAGGCGCAGGCGCGCGAGCGGGCGCTGGCCACCCTGCACGACGGGTCGGCCCTGGCGAAATTCCGGGCGTTCGTGGCCGCGCAGGGCGGAGACGCGACCTACGTGGACGACGTGACCAAGTTCGACGTGGCCCCGGGCCGCGCCGACGTGACCGCCACCGAATCCGGCTTCGTGGCGGGCATCGACGCGCTGAGCGTCGGGCGCGCCGTGCTGGCCCTCGGCGGCGGACGCGAACGCAAGGGCGAGGCCATCGATCACGGCGTGGGCGTGGAACTGCTACGCAAGCCTGGCGAGGCCGTGCAGGCCGGCGAAAGCGTGATCCGCATCTACCACAGAGGCGCCCGTGGCCTGGAAGTCGCGCAGCGCCTGCTGGCCGAGGGACTCAGCGTCAGCGCGCAGGCTCCTGCGCCGGAGCCGCTGATCCTTGACCGCGTGTTCTGA
- a CDS encoding DinB family protein: MTVPDPVSAAAVMSIPDFIIHWQGHRALTRRVIETFPEDQLFSFSLGGMRPFGVQATEIHLVDAMTVTALRSGEWPEPDWTTGPGTKADLLAAWDAVSADLAEHGPHTDSAFFTRVHALPWGEMPGWVAAIYAVDNEIHHRAQGYVYLRALGTEPPAFYER; the protein is encoded by the coding sequence ATGACCGTACCCGATCCCGTGTCTGCCGCCGCTGTCATGTCCATCCCCGACTTCATCATCCACTGGCAGGGCCACCGCGCCCTGACCCGCCGCGTCATCGAGACCTTCCCGGAAGATCAACTCTTCAGCTTCAGCCTGGGCGGCATGCGGCCCTTCGGCGTGCAGGCCACCGAGATCCACCTCGTGGACGCCATGACCGTCACCGCCCTGCGCAGCGGCGAGTGGCCCGAACCCGACTGGACGACCGGCCCTGGCACGAAGGCCGACCTACTGGCCGCCTGGGACGCTGTCAGCGCCGACCTCGCCGAGCACGGCCCCCACACTGACTCTGCCTTCTTCACCCGGGTGCACGCGCTGCCGTGGGGCGAGATGCCCGGCTGGGTCGCCGCGATCTACGCCGTGGACAACGAGATCCACCACCGCGCGCAGGGGTACGTCTATCTGCGTGCACTGGGTACCGAGCCCCCCGCCTTCTACGAGCGCTGA
- a CDS encoding acyl-CoA thioesterase — protein sequence MTVSTDAVPAGAASPTRIPALNWGDAHRTTIQLRYGDLDAMGHVNNARYAEFLEVARMDLSRALEVRDADDRSVLARLELDYVRDIRLGQEVVIETLIERVGRTSWTGVARILADGVPCAFARSVQVRVDDQGLPAVIPPGFAERIAPVLVRAATP from the coding sequence ATGACGGTTTCTACTGACGCGGTCCCGGCGGGCGCGGCCTCCCCCACGCGCATTCCCGCGCTGAACTGGGGCGACGCGCACCGCACGACCATCCAGTTGCGGTACGGCGACCTGGACGCCATGGGGCACGTGAACAACGCCCGGTACGCCGAGTTTCTGGAGGTGGCGCGCATGGACCTGTCACGCGCGCTTGAGGTGCGGGACGCCGATGACCGGTCGGTGCTGGCGCGGCTGGAACTGGATTACGTGCGGGATATCCGGCTGGGGCAGGAGGTCGTGATCGAGACGCTGATCGAGCGGGTGGGCCGCACCAGCTGGACGGGCGTGGCCCGCATCCTGGCGGACGGGGTGCCGTGTGCGTTCGCGCGGTCCGTGCAGGTGCGCGTGGACGATCAGGGGCTCCCGGCTGTGATTCCGCCGGGCTTCGCGGAGCGGATCGCGCCGGTGCTGGTGCGGGCGGCCACGCCGTGA
- a CDS encoding cytochrome c biogenesis CcdA family protein: MLLLLVAFLGGLLTVLSPCVLPVLPVLLSGTVGGRARPAGIITGFIGSFVLLTLFLASVVSALNLSPDVIRYGAVALLLTFGLTLAVPWLQHRFELAMSRALPQRRPGDRDGFLGGVLVGVTLGVVWTPCVGPILASVTTLALSGQVTGFAFAATLAYAVGVAVPMLGVMLGGRRLLHRPALLGRLGELQQVFGAVLVVFAVGMVFGVDRQVQTLLVDRLPALQQLTFLEETDAVQRQLQQQVP; the protein is encoded by the coding sequence GTGCTGCTGCTGCTCGTCGCGTTCCTGGGGGGACTGCTGACGGTCCTGTCCCCGTGCGTGCTGCCGGTGCTGCCCGTGCTGCTGTCCGGCACGGTCGGCGGGCGCGCGCGGCCCGCCGGGATCATCACCGGGTTCATCGGGTCGTTCGTGCTGCTCACGCTGTTCCTGGCGAGCGTGGTGAGCGCCCTGAACCTCAGCCCGGACGTGATCCGCTACGGAGCGGTGGCGCTGCTGCTGACCTTCGGCCTGACGCTGGCCGTGCCGTGGCTGCAACACCGCTTTGAGCTGGCCATGAGCCGCGCCCTGCCGCAGCGCCGCCCCGGTGACCGGGATGGCTTCCTGGGTGGCGTGCTGGTCGGCGTGACGCTGGGCGTCGTGTGGACCCCCTGCGTCGGCCCGATCCTGGCAAGCGTGACCACCCTGGCCCTGAGCGGGCAGGTGACAGGCTTCGCGTTCGCCGCGACCCTCGCGTACGCCGTGGGGGTGGCCGTGCCCATGCTGGGCGTGATGCTGGGCGGCCGGCGGCTGCTGCACCGCCCGGCGCTGCTGGGCCGCCTGGGAGAGCTGCAACAGGTGTTCGGCGCGGTGCTGGTGGTGTTCGCGGTGGGCATGGTGTTCGGCGTGGACCGGCAGGTGCAGACCCTGCTGGTCGACCGCCTGCCCGCCCTGCAACAACTGACCTTCCTGGAGGAGACGGACGCCGTGCAGCGGCAGTTGCAGCAGCAGGTGCCCTGA
- a CDS encoding DinB family protein: MTHQTPDLTLLLESFRRNARVNDALLVALTTPDFDLSDGRGGWTVERHLRHMATFRVGWLWNMSRDHAMPLLNPDELDADGDPQWRWANAPATALPEALAAGDAAAIAAVQAHRASGEPFADPWNEGTYRSDPAHFLMHTIVHDSHHRGQVMSLLRQGGRTPEQMDALDDHWSIWRE; this comes from the coding sequence ATGACCCACCAGACGCCCGACCTGACCCTGCTGCTCGAATCCTTCCGCCGTAACGCCCGCGTGAACGACGCGCTGCTGGTTGCCCTGACCACCCCGGACTTCGACCTGAGCGACGGCCGGGGCGGCTGGACGGTCGAGCGGCACCTGCGGCACATGGCCACGTTCCGGGTGGGCTGGCTGTGGAACATGAGCCGCGACCACGCCATGCCCCTACTGAACCCGGACGAACTGGACGCGGACGGCGACCCGCAGTGGCGCTGGGCAAACGCGCCCGCCACGGCTCTGCCGGAGGCCCTGGCTGCCGGGGACGCCGCTGCCATCGCCGCCGTGCAGGCGCACCGTGCGTCCGGGGAGCCCTTCGCGGACCCCTGGAACGAGGGCACGTACCGCAGCGACCCGGCGCACTTCCTGATGCACACCATCGTGCACGACAGCCACCACCGTGGGCAGGTCATGAGCCTGCTGCGCCAGGGTGGGCGCACCCCGGAGCAGATGGACGCCCTGGATGACCACTGGAGCATCTGGCGCGAGTAG
- a CDS encoding (4Fe-4S)-binding protein, whose translation MTRPTQEDLAQGRAYTAPGVTVYYDARRCLHVANCVKGLPDVFDTARRPWIQPANAGAQAVAAVVRTCPTGALHYALHDQPDQHEQEAEMPQEPTTVTPTPDGPLMIRGNLVIETPQGEQREVRAALCRCGQSSNKPYCDGTHAKVDWKSAPDPS comes from the coding sequence ATGACCAGGCCAACCCAGGAGGACCTCGCGCAGGGCCGGGCGTACACCGCGCCGGGCGTCACCGTGTACTACGACGCGCGGCGCTGCCTGCACGTCGCCAACTGCGTAAAGGGTCTGCCGGACGTGTTCGATACGGCCCGCCGGCCCTGGATTCAACCCGCCAACGCCGGGGCGCAGGCGGTCGCGGCGGTCGTGCGCACCTGCCCGACCGGGGCGCTGCACTACGCCCTGCACGACCAGCCTGACCAGCACGAACAGGAGGCCGAGATGCCGCAGGAACCCACCACCGTCACCCCCACGCCCGACGGGCCGCTGATGATCCGGGGCAACCTCGTGATCGAAACGCCGCAGGGCGAGCAGCGGGAAGTCCGCGCCGCGCTGTGCCGCTGCGGGCAGAGCAGCAACAAACCGTACTGCGACGGCACGCACGCGAAAGTCGACTGGAAAAGCGCGCCCGATCCCTCGTAG
- a CDS encoding peroxiredoxin family protein — translation MNRTRTLLSAALIATTLATVNAPGLAATKAAAPASERYVPYSKLAFDAAQGTQRVLFFAASWCPNCRAADADITRNLGKIPANVTIFKTDYDREGALKKMYGITYQHTFVLVDRDGKALKKWAGGKLDQILANTRK, via the coding sequence ATGAACCGTACCCGCACCCTGCTGTCTGCCGCCCTGATCGCCACCACCCTCGCCACCGTGAACGCACCCGGCTTGGCCGCCACCAAGGCGGCCGCGCCCGCCAGTGAGCGGTACGTGCCGTACAGCAAACTGGCCTTCGACGCCGCGCAGGGCACCCAGCGCGTCCTGTTCTTCGCGGCGTCGTGGTGCCCGAACTGCCGCGCCGCCGACGCCGACATCACCCGGAACCTCGGGAAGATCCCGGCGAACGTGACCATCTTCAAAACAGACTACGACCGGGAAGGCGCGCTGAAGAAGATGTACGGCATCACGTACCAGCACACCTTCGTGCTGGTGGACAGGGACGGCAAGGCCCTGAAGAAATGGGCGGGCGGGAAGCTCGATCAGATTCTCGCGAACACCCGGAAGTAA
- a CDS encoding cell division protein FtsB: MTDLPPPPVPPARATWWQRTERRFQRLQRLPLTMMIASLLAGLGIVQLSFQLVNSAYRSVTWSAQTRETLARTATLEQDVRVLQDAVKAHQDPTYLRALARCRGFVAVGERVVVASDAPETPPGENCKALRVP; this comes from the coding sequence GTGACCGACCTTCCGCCTCCCCCCGTGCCGCCGGCCCGGGCGACGTGGTGGCAGCGAACCGAACGGCGTTTTCAGCGCCTGCAACGCCTGCCGCTGACCATGATGATCGCCAGTCTGCTGGCCGGACTGGGCATCGTGCAACTGAGCTTCCAGCTGGTCAACTCGGCGTACCGCAGCGTCACCTGGAGCGCCCAGACCCGCGAGACCCTGGCCCGCACCGCCACCCTGGAACAGGACGTGCGTGTCCTTCAGGACGCCGTGAAAGCCCACCAGGACCCCACCTACCTGCGCGCCCTGGCCCGCTGCCGGGGCTTCGTCGCCGTGGGCGAGCGCGTCGTGGTCGCCAGCGACGCCCCGGAAACCCCGCCCGGCGAGAACTGCAAGGCCCTGCGCGTTCCGTAG
- the ftsH gene encoding ATP-dependent zinc metalloprotease FtsH, which produces MKRLNPWLIVLFVLALFLMFSQAPISGRTSVNYNEFKALLEQDKVSQVIVRENTATVTLKESTRIPLPTPAGQQPRTTDTRSFTVRLPSSVATPDSGLITQLEQRNVDLRFEQPSQWLGILLNFLPIILLFGMMYFFFMRSQGGQNGVMQFGQSKAKKYGKENRVQTKFTDVAGHEEAKRELIEVVDFLKNPAKYHQIGAEIPKGVLLVGPPGTGKTLLARAIAGEADVPFFSVSASEFMEMFVGVGASRVRTLFEDARKSAPAIMFIDEIDSIGRKRGAGIGGGHDEREQTLNQILSEMDGFDKASSVIVLGATNRPDVLDPALLRPGRFDRQVTIDLPNLKEREAILKVHLRNKPIGSGVDVNEIAKSTPYFSGADLKNVTNEAALEAARIGKTVIDMSDFYRALDKITLGLENGSLTISDSEKRAIAFHEAGHAVTAAVIPGSDKLQKVSIIPRGRALGAAFYLPEEQVLMSKERLENQLIVALGGRAAEEVFMGSVTSGAADDFRKATNIARKMVLEWGMGENFKNMALTTDSGPVFLGEDMAKPKAFSEHTSQLVDEDVKRILTRAFERSREIITEYSAAMHEVAEALLSQELITGDVVREAVARVNGAPQPMPELAKLPPA; this is translated from the coding sequence TTGAAACGGCTCAATCCCTGGCTGATCGTTCTGTTCGTACTGGCCCTGTTCCTGATGTTCTCGCAGGCACCCATAAGCGGAAGAACCAGCGTGAACTACAACGAATTCAAAGCCCTGCTGGAGCAGGACAAGGTCTCCCAGGTGATCGTGCGTGAGAACACCGCCACCGTCACCCTCAAGGAATCCACCCGGATTCCGCTGCCCACCCCGGCCGGTCAGCAACCCCGCACGACCGACACCCGGTCGTTCACGGTGCGTCTGCCCAGCAGCGTGGCCACGCCCGACAGCGGCCTGATCACGCAGCTGGAGCAGCGGAACGTGGACCTGCGCTTCGAGCAGCCCAGCCAGTGGCTCGGGATTCTGCTGAACTTCCTGCCCATCATCCTGCTGTTCGGCATGATGTACTTCTTCTTCATGCGCTCGCAGGGCGGCCAGAACGGCGTCATGCAGTTCGGGCAGAGCAAGGCCAAGAAGTACGGCAAGGAAAACCGCGTGCAGACCAAGTTCACGGACGTGGCCGGTCACGAGGAAGCCAAGCGGGAACTGATCGAGGTCGTGGATTTCCTGAAGAACCCCGCCAAGTACCACCAGATCGGCGCGGAAATCCCCAAGGGCGTGCTGCTGGTCGGCCCTCCCGGCACCGGTAAGACGCTGCTGGCCCGCGCCATCGCCGGCGAGGCCGACGTGCCGTTCTTCTCGGTCAGTGCCAGCGAATTCATGGAAATGTTCGTGGGCGTCGGCGCGAGCCGCGTACGCACCCTGTTCGAGGACGCCCGCAAGAGTGCGCCCGCGATCATGTTCATCGACGAGATCGACTCCATCGGCCGTAAGCGCGGCGCAGGCATCGGCGGCGGTCACGACGAGCGCGAGCAGACCCTCAACCAGATCCTCTCGGAAATGGACGGCTTCGACAAGGCCAGCAGCGTGATCGTGCTGGGCGCCACCAACCGCCCGGACGTGCTGGACCCCGCACTGCTGCGCCCCGGCCGCTTCGACCGTCAGGTGACCATCGACCTGCCGAACCTCAAGGAGCGCGAGGCGATCCTGAAGGTGCACCTGCGCAACAAGCCCATCGGCAGCGGCGTGGACGTGAACGAGATCGCCAAGAGCACCCCGTACTTCAGCGGCGCGGACCTCAAGAACGTCACGAACGAGGCGGCGCTCGAAGCGGCCCGCATCGGCAAGACCGTGATCGACATGAGCGACTTCTACCGCGCGCTCGACAAGATCACCCTGGGCCTCGAGAACGGCAGCCTGACCATCAGCGACTCCGAGAAGCGCGCCATCGCCTTCCACGAGGCCGGGCACGCCGTGACCGCCGCCGTGATCCCCGGCAGCGACAAGCTCCAGAAGGTCAGCATCATCCCGCGTGGCCGGGCGCTGGGCGCCGCGTTCTACCTGCCCGAAGAGCAGGTGCTGATGAGCAAGGAACGCCTGGAGAACCAGCTGATCGTGGCGCTGGGTGGCCGCGCCGCCGAGGAAGTCTTCATGGGCAGCGTGACCAGTGGCGCCGCCGACGACTTCCGCAAGGCGACGAACATCGCCCGCAAGATGGTCCTGGAGTGGGGCATGGGCGAGAACTTCAAGAACATGGCCCTCACCACCGACAGCGGCCCCGTCTTCCTGGGCGAGGACATGGCCAAGCCCAAGGCGTTCAGCGAGCACACCAGCCAGCTGGTCGACGAGGACGTCAAGCGCATCCTGACCCGCGCCTTCGAGCGCTCGCGTGAGATCATCACCGAGTACAGCGCCGCCATGCACGAGGTCGCCGAGGCCCTGCTGTCTCAGGAACTCATCACGGGTGACGTGGTGCGCGAGGCGGTGGCCCGCGTGAACGGGGCGCCGCAGCCCATGCCGGAACTGGCGAAACTGCCTCCTGCCTGA
- a CDS encoding RNA polymerase sigma factor, with protein MLPGPAAADDAVLAARLARRDEAALAEAYDRHAGAVLGVLSRLLDQGTAQEVTQDVFLRLWDRPEAFDPARAGLRAYLLVMARSRALDRLRAARATVPLHTEDGEERPLADGRPGPEGRSEERAQRDQVRAALSGLSDTHRETVERAYLRAESREEIALAMGVPVGTVKSRLSYALKHLKTQLGKEGGAWLD; from the coding sequence GTGCTGCCAGGGCCGGCCGCCGCGGACGACGCGGTGCTGGCTGCCCGGCTGGCGCGGCGGGACGAGGCGGCGCTGGCCGAGGCGTACGACCGGCACGCCGGCGCGGTGCTGGGCGTGCTGAGTCGCCTGCTGGACCAGGGAACGGCGCAGGAGGTCACGCAGGACGTGTTCCTGCGCCTGTGGGACCGGCCGGAGGCGTTCGATCCGGCGCGGGCGGGCCTGCGGGCGTACCTGCTGGTCATGGCGCGCTCGCGGGCGCTGGACCGGCTGCGGGCGGCGCGCGCCACCGTGCCGCTGCACACCGAGGACGGCGAGGAGCGCCCCCTGGCGGACGGGCGGCCCGGCCCGGAGGGCCGCAGCGAGGAACGGGCGCAGCGAGATCAGGTGCGCGCGGCGCTGTCGGGCCTGTCGGACACGCACCGCGAGACGGTCGAGCGGGCGTACCTGCGCGCCGAATCCCGCGAGGAGATCGCACTGGCGATGGGGGTGCCGGTCGGCACGGTGAAAAGCCGCCTGAGTTACGCACTGAAGCACCTGAAAACGCAGCTGGGCAAGGAGGGCGGAGCGTGGCTGGACTGA
- a CDS encoding DinB family protein: MNPATLYDHLTRARRDLLTTLHATPDGVLRAPLLRGERFHSILDLLLHTAEVEDGWIHGDFQGLPMLQEGFPEVFSLPAGPGTTLSLSAIEAYWAAVELGTRAYLGDLQGADLTRTVTLDDWPEGHRQFTLEGLIWHVLLHEVRHTAQIAALLRTQGIKPPQLDLLFYLPALETGRSAAPFVNPLPEDA, from the coding sequence GTGAACCCAGCCACGCTGTACGACCACCTGACCCGCGCCCGGCGCGACCTGCTGACCACGCTGCACGCCACGCCGGACGGGGTGCTGCGCGCGCCCCTGCTGCGCGGCGAACGCTTCCACTCCATCCTGGACCTGCTTCTGCACACCGCCGAGGTCGAGGACGGCTGGATTCACGGGGACTTCCAGGGCCTGCCGATGCTGCAGGAGGGTTTCCCGGAGGTGTTCTCGCTTCCGGCCGGCCCCGGTACGACCCTCAGCCTGAGTGCCATCGAGGCTTACTGGGCCGCCGTGGAGCTGGGCACCCGCGCGTACCTGGGTGACCTGCAAGGCGCCGACCTGACCCGCACCGTCACGCTGGACGACTGGCCCGAGGGACACCGCCAGTTCACCCTGGAAGGCCTGATCTGGCACGTCCTGCTGCACGAGGTGAGGCACACCGCGCAGATCGCCGCGCTGCTGCGCACCCAGGGAATTAAACCCCCGCAGCTGGACCTGCTGTTCTACCTCCCGGCGCTGGAGACCGGTCGGTCCGCCGCCCCCTTCGTGAACCCACTTCCGGAGGACGCATGA
- a CDS encoding helix-turn-helix transcriptional regulator: MYDPSMRVLTVLELLQAHEEVSGAELARRLEVSARTVQRYVARLQDLGIPVEGRRGVGGAYRLKPGFRLPPLMFTPEEALAAALGLRTLRHLGLHALAPAAGAAAAKLARTLPAALRADVQALEDGVQMETSPWVVSTDAHLLAALLRAVRDGRRVAFTYAAPDVPPTPRQADVYRVVHLDGRWYAAAHCHLRGALRSFRLDRMSDLTVCPQSFTPPTDFDAAAFLHAARQAPAAFDVSVWLDCPPGDLRGRVSVWGAELRAEGRGTRLTTRRDSLGSFAAFLLGLDCPFRVDSPPQLHAEFRRLAQRCEAQLAYTGA, from the coding sequence ATGTACGACCCAAGCATGCGGGTGCTGACCGTGCTGGAACTCCTCCAGGCCCACGAGGAGGTCAGCGGCGCGGAACTCGCCCGCCGGCTGGAAGTCAGTGCGCGCACCGTGCAGCGCTACGTGGCGCGGCTTCAGGATCTCGGGATTCCCGTCGAGGGCCGCCGGGGTGTGGGCGGCGCGTACCGCCTGAAACCCGGCTTCCGCCTGCCGCCCCTGATGTTCACGCCCGAGGAGGCGCTGGCTGCCGCGCTGGGCCTGCGCACCCTGCGTCACCTGGGCCTGCACGCCCTGGCCCCCGCCGCCGGGGCCGCCGCCGCGAAACTGGCCCGTACGCTGCCGGCCGCGCTGCGCGCCGACGTGCAGGCCCTGGAGGACGGCGTGCAGATGGAGACCTCGCCGTGGGTGGTCAGCACCGACGCGCACCTGCTGGCCGCGCTGCTGCGCGCCGTGCGCGACGGCCGCCGGGTGGCCTTCACGTACGCCGCGCCGGACGTGCCCCCCACGCCCCGGCAGGCGGACGTGTACCGCGTGGTGCACCTGGACGGCCGCTGGTACGCCGCCGCGCACTGCCACCTGCGCGGCGCGCTGCGGTCGTTCCGGCTGGACCGCATGAGCGACCTGACCGTCTGCCCGCAGAGCTTCACGCCCCCCACGGACTTCGACGCGGCGGCGTTCCTGCACGCGGCGCGGCAGGCCCCCGCCGCCTTCGACGTGAGCGTGTGGCTGGACTGCCCACCCGGGGACCTGCGCGGCCGGGTGTCCGTGTGGGGTGCGGAGCTGCGCGCCGAGGGTCGGGGCACCCGCCTGACCACCCGCCGGGACTCGCTGGGCAGTTTCGCGGCGTTCCTGCTGGGCCTGGACTGCCCGTTCCGGGTGGACAGCCCGCCACAGCTGCACGCCGAGTTCCGGCGGCTCGCGCAGCGCTGCGAGGCGCAACTTGCGTACACTGGGGCATGA
- a CDS encoding ROK family protein, with protein sequence MTNPSIPEPISIGIDVGGTKIASGVLRGDELLDAHVIPTPETGWETVLDAIAGEVRRLQDRHPDARLIGVGIPGPLNTDRTRVKFAPNIYGFTDVPLVDGLRDRLAQRVVLENDAKAAALAEAHLGAARGAESSIYVTVSTGIGAGIVLNGRIWRGRHGIAGEIGHITALPGGPVSGAGLDGALEAVASGTAIARDASFALNRDVSTAEAFQLAQQGHPAARRVVAQAMRHIGIALADLQKTIDPEVFVLGGGVASVGDYFFHGVQAAADEYAQGFASVTIRRAQLGTNAGVIGAALAARHG encoded by the coding sequence ATGACCAACCCCTCCATTCCCGAACCCATCAGCATCGGCATCGACGTGGGCGGCACCAAGATCGCCAGCGGCGTCCTGCGCGGCGACGAACTGCTCGACGCGCACGTGATCCCCACCCCGGAAACCGGCTGGGAAACCGTACTGGACGCCATTGCCGGCGAGGTCCGCCGCCTTCAGGACCGCCACCCGGACGCCCGCCTGATCGGGGTGGGCATTCCGGGACCGCTGAACACCGACCGCACCCGCGTGAAGTTCGCGCCGAACATCTACGGCTTCACCGACGTGCCGCTGGTCGACGGCCTGCGCGACCGCCTCGCGCAGCGCGTGGTCCTGGAGAACGACGCCAAGGCCGCCGCGCTGGCCGAGGCGCACCTGGGCGCCGCGCGCGGCGCCGAGAGCAGCATCTACGTGACGGTCAGCACCGGCATCGGCGCGGGCATCGTCCTGAACGGCCGCATCTGGCGCGGGCGGCACGGCATTGCCGGTGAGATCGGGCACATCACGGCGCTGCCCGGCGGCCCGGTCAGCGGCGCGGGCCTGGACGGCGCGCTCGAGGCGGTCGCCAGCGGCACCGCCATCGCCCGCGACGCCAGCTTCGCCCTGAACCGCGACGTGAGCACCGCCGAGGCCTTCCAGCTGGCGCAGCAGGGCCACCCGGCCGCGCGGCGCGTGGTCGCGCAGGCCATGCGGCACATCGGCATCGCCCTGGCCGACCTGCAGAAGACCATCGACCCGGAGGTGTTCGTGCTGGGCGGCGGGGTCGCCAGCGTCGGGGATTACTTCTTCCATGGCGTGCAGGCCGCCGCCGACGAGTACGCGCAGGGCTTCGCGTCCGTCACGATCCGCCGCGCGCAGCTGGGCACGAACGCCGGCGTGATCGGCGCGGCCCTCGCGGCCCGGCACGGCTGA